The proteins below come from a single Gimesia alba genomic window:
- a CDS encoding hybrid sensor histidine kinase/response regulator: protein MDDILQEFLAESWENLGQLDSEIVELEKDPQNAELIASIFRTIHTIKGTCGFLGLTNLGAVAHSAENVLGKMREGLLDVSPGAISLVLEAIDKIKELLQGLEATGEEPKTDHSTLTSMLDDLAEFATNGGGDASSVEESAPAETAPQTEAASESTPPAESSENSSEVQEEPVAASPETTPEIKPEAPEPAVPASVAEDTAAKSSKVSVADLSIRVNVNVVDSLMNLVGELVLTRNQLLQLARGDEESKYAAPITHLNRVTTDLQEGVMKTRMQPIGNAWNKLPRLVRDLSQVTNKHIELIMTGAETELDRTVLDAIKDPLTHMVRNSADHGIETPEIRKANGKPESGTIHLNAYHEGGHVIIEIQDDGAGISRERVLKKAIAQGLIKEADAANVADSHVFSMIFQAGFSTAEQVSSISGRGVGMDVVRTQIEKIGGTVDLSSKMGKGTVVRIKIPLTLAIVSALVLESGEQPFAIPQLGVVELVRLSAEDRKKIETIHDKKVFRLRDRLLPLVHLNEVLGLEEKTPEDDDLHDTNIVVVQVGEDQFGLIVSRIFDTEEIVVKPVGRLLKNIGLYQGTTILGDGRVVMILDVGGIFNQCGGSSAHSQTVADETASGANRDTISMLLFGAGENETMAVPLSLVARLEEFPLENIELNGGRKVVQYRENLLPLLSVEGAGYGGGEPIDPQPVIVFSENNRSMGLMVNEIKDIIDEQLVIRMQSDRPGVLGTAIIGKNAIDVIDTQYYVTRSTPNWFDKVEDKKTFRVLVVDDSMFFRQLVATALETEGFSVVTSDSCVTAVEILEKDSHFQAVVTDVDLPMMDGFEFCEWLKGNDSLKEICTIALTASNNAANQSRASEVGFDQFLTKFNSHELVSCLDEYFARLKLNAGVNA from the coding sequence ATGGACGACATTCTGCAGGAGTTTTTGGCAGAAAGCTGGGAGAATTTAGGTCAACTTGACTCAGAGATTGTTGAGTTGGAGAAAGATCCGCAGAATGCTGAGCTGATTGCCAGTATTTTTCGTACCATTCATACCATAAAGGGGACCTGCGGATTTCTCGGACTGACAAACCTGGGAGCTGTTGCTCATTCTGCAGAGAATGTTCTGGGAAAAATGCGCGAGGGGCTATTGGATGTCTCCCCGGGAGCAATTTCTCTCGTCTTAGAAGCGATTGACAAGATCAAAGAGCTTTTGCAAGGTCTGGAAGCGACGGGCGAAGAACCGAAGACGGATCATTCTACATTAACATCCATGCTGGATGACCTGGCCGAATTTGCTACTAATGGCGGAGGAGACGCTTCGTCAGTTGAGGAATCCGCTCCAGCCGAAACTGCTCCCCAGACAGAAGCAGCTTCAGAGAGCACTCCCCCAGCAGAAAGTAGCGAGAATTCCAGTGAGGTTCAGGAAGAACCTGTAGCTGCCAGTCCGGAAACGACTCCAGAGATAAAGCCGGAAGCACCAGAGCCTGCGGTACCCGCGTCGGTGGCAGAAGATACCGCTGCGAAATCCTCAAAAGTCAGCGTGGCCGACCTGTCCATTCGTGTGAATGTGAATGTGGTTGACAGTCTGATGAATCTGGTTGGTGAGCTGGTGTTAACCAGAAACCAGTTACTGCAACTGGCACGAGGCGATGAAGAATCAAAATATGCTGCCCCGATCACTCACTTGAACCGGGTGACTACCGACTTGCAGGAAGGGGTTATGAAAACGCGCATGCAGCCAATTGGCAATGCATGGAATAAGCTGCCTCGACTGGTTCGCGATTTATCTCAAGTCACTAATAAACATATTGAATTGATCATGACGGGGGCAGAAACCGAGCTGGATCGGACTGTTCTGGATGCGATCAAAGACCCTCTGACACATATGGTCCGAAACTCTGCGGACCATGGAATTGAAACTCCTGAAATTCGTAAAGCGAATGGCAAGCCAGAGTCGGGAACGATTCATCTTAACGCCTACCATGAAGGTGGGCACGTCATCATTGAAATTCAGGATGACGGGGCAGGTATCAGCCGTGAGCGGGTTTTGAAAAAAGCGATTGCCCAGGGGCTGATCAAGGAAGCTGACGCAGCCAACGTGGCAGACAGCCATGTCTTTTCGATGATTTTTCAAGCTGGTTTTTCCACAGCAGAACAAGTCAGTTCGATTTCCGGACGTGGTGTGGGAATGGATGTTGTTCGAACTCAAATTGAGAAAATTGGCGGAACGGTTGATCTCTCTTCCAAAATGGGAAAAGGGACGGTTGTTCGTATTAAAATTCCACTAACTTTAGCCATCGTCTCTGCACTGGTACTGGAGAGTGGAGAGCAGCCCTTTGCGATACCCCAGTTGGGAGTTGTGGAACTGGTGCGGCTCTCTGCGGAAGATCGTAAGAAAATCGAAACGATTCATGATAAGAAAGTCTTCCGGTTACGAGATCGATTACTGCCTTTAGTTCATCTGAACGAAGTGCTTGGGCTGGAAGAGAAGACGCCGGAAGATGACGATTTGCATGATACCAATATCGTGGTCGTTCAGGTTGGAGAAGATCAGTTTGGTCTGATTGTTTCCCGTATTTTTGATACCGAAGAAATCGTGGTCAAGCCGGTCGGGCGTCTGCTAAAAAATATTGGCCTGTATCAGGGAACCACGATCCTCGGAGATGGACGGGTTGTGATGATTCTTGATGTTGGTGGAATCTTCAATCAGTGTGGCGGTAGCTCAGCTCATTCGCAGACTGTGGCGGATGAAACAGCTTCAGGAGCAAATCGAGACACGATCAGCATGTTACTGTTTGGTGCTGGTGAGAATGAGACAATGGCAGTGCCGCTGTCCCTGGTTGCTCGACTGGAAGAGTTTCCATTGGAGAACATTGAACTCAACGGTGGTCGCAAAGTGGTCCAGTATCGTGAAAATCTATTGCCCTTACTTTCTGTGGAAGGTGCCGGTTATGGAGGGGGCGAGCCGATTGATCCTCAACCAGTCATTGTCTTTTCAGAGAACAACCGGTCAATGGGGCTGATGGTCAATGAGATCAAAGACATTATTGACGAACAGCTTGTGATTCGCATGCAGTCAGATCGTCCCGGTGTTTTAGGGACAGCAATTATCGGCAAAAATGCCATTGATGTAATTGATACTCAGTATTATGTCACACGTTCGACACCAAACTGGTTTGATAAAGTAGAAGATAAGAAAACATTTCGCGTGTTAGTGGTCGATGATTCCATGTTCTTCCGTCAATTGGTGGCGACGGCTCTGGAAACAGAAGGCTTTTCTGTTGTTACCAGCGACAGCTGTGTGACTGCTGTTGAAATTCTGGAGAAAGATTCTCACTTCCAGGCAGTTGTGACCGATGTCGACTTGCCGATGATGGATGGCTTTGAGTTTTGTGAATGGCTCAAAGGTAATGACTCCCTGAAAGAGATTTGTACGATCGCTTTGACTGCCTCGAATAATGCTGCAAACCAGTCAAGGGCATCTGAAGTTGGTTTCGATCAGTTTCTGACGAAGTTCAATTCTCATGAGCTTGTATCTTGTCTGGATGAGTACTTTGCCAGATTGAAATTAAACGCAGGAGTGAATGCATGA
- a CDS encoding chemotaxis protein CheW gives MSVATTDSSSGMESQLDYSSQYVSFWVDGQLLGMPVNMVQEVLTEQVISPTPLARAEIKGLLNLRGQIVTAVSLRKRLGLPALEDDRSMNVVTRVMGESYSLLVDEVGDVINVSGRSMEPVPRTLDPHWRSVTIGVFQLEEGLFVILDVETILNFD, from the coding sequence ATGAGTGTGGCAACGACTGATTCCAGCAGTGGCATGGAGTCACAACTAGATTATTCAAGCCAGTATGTTTCGTTCTGGGTTGATGGCCAGCTACTGGGTATGCCAGTCAATATGGTGCAGGAAGTGCTCACAGAGCAAGTGATTTCACCGACGCCTCTGGCGCGTGCTGAGATTAAGGGACTTTTAAATCTTCGCGGCCAGATCGTGACTGCAGTGAGTTTAAGAAAACGTCTCGGCTTGCCTGCTCTGGAAGATGATCGTTCGATGAATGTGGTGACCCGAGTGATGGGAGAATCCTATAGCTTGCTGGTAGATGAGGTGGGCGATGTGATTAATGTTTCGGGACGTTCGATGGAACCGGTTCCCCGCACACTAGACCCGCACTGGCGTTCTGTGACGATTGGTGTCTTTCAATTAGAGGAAGGCCTGTTTGTCATTCTGGATGTTGAAACAATATTAAATTTTGACTGA
- a CDS encoding methyl-accepting chemotaxis protein, whose translation MTALRDSFELIAPRADQLAERFYEKLFEDYPDLLRYFTHTDFSEQRGKLIQSLVLVLKSLENPPALTKVLHQLGNQHGEMGIQEDDYPPVTSTLLSVLGEFAGDQWSEELEESWSQALEAVASTMIEGAKDSSRAKQLQSAAVSGSQGASFEEVESEQEIPSISEEQDNLQTEPSLRSEEQINNPKENSDMSIDSVQNTGQSAATEQSQNLDQFYGIVEYSPQATLFLNTEGTVTYLNRKGQELIQQLSGDLGVAPQQLVGGTVNLLFHKIPELQTVLGSLTGEKTISVQLGERHIQIGLNPAKSEDGSIVGTVLNWNDTTEQEKHAEELCDYAGQLGAISQAQAVIEFNMDGTIITANQNFCVTLGYTLDEIKGKHHSLFVDADFRNSNEYKEFWENLNAGQNQVAEYKRIGKGGKEVWISASYNPIKNQSGKLFKVVKYATDITAKKLAEEDMVRVQNMMENIPTNVLLANLDFEMVYMNPASRSQLKAIEHLLPKPVDQLIGQSIDIFHENPEMQRRLLADPSNLPHRAKIKVGDETLDLEATAIFDKDNNYIGPMVCWSVITDQVKMADDFESEIQGIVSVVTSSATEMQASSKSLSDMSDETARQSQVVAAASEEATRNVETVSSAAEELSASISEIARHVQEQSHMTSQAVGEADRTNDTIKELGDASSEIGQVVKVITSIAQQTNLLALNATIEAARAGEAGKGFAVVANEVKELARQTARATEEISEKIGAIQGSTNIAVSAIGSIGESIRKINEISTTIASAVEEQTAATNEISRNVAEAARGTAEVTNNISGVSQAATDSGTAANDMLAAAQGLTQESVKLDEAAASFLTRMRAI comes from the coding sequence GTGACCGCACTTCGAGACTCGTTCGAACTGATTGCACCTCGTGCAGATCAGCTGGCAGAACGATTCTATGAGAAGTTATTCGAAGATTATCCCGACCTTCTACGTTATTTCACGCATACCGATTTTTCGGAACAACGCGGTAAGTTAATTCAGTCACTTGTTCTCGTGCTGAAGTCACTTGAGAACCCCCCTGCTCTGACTAAGGTTTTACACCAGTTGGGGAACCAGCATGGGGAAATGGGAATTCAGGAGGATGATTATCCACCAGTAACCAGTACGCTGCTCAGTGTATTGGGTGAGTTTGCAGGTGATCAATGGAGTGAAGAACTGGAAGAGTCCTGGAGTCAGGCACTCGAAGCGGTTGCATCAACCATGATTGAAGGTGCTAAAGACTCAAGTCGCGCAAAACAGCTTCAATCGGCGGCTGTATCAGGCTCACAGGGAGCCAGCTTTGAAGAAGTGGAATCCGAACAGGAAATTCCGTCGATTTCAGAGGAACAAGACAATCTACAAACCGAACCATCTTTAAGATCTGAAGAGCAGATCAATAATCCCAAGGAGAATAGTGATATGTCGATTGATTCAGTACAGAATACGGGACAGAGCGCGGCTACTGAACAGTCGCAGAATCTCGATCAGTTTTATGGTATCGTTGAATACAGTCCACAGGCGACTCTGTTTCTGAATACAGAAGGAACCGTGACTTATTTAAATCGCAAGGGGCAAGAGTTAATCCAGCAATTGAGTGGAGACCTGGGAGTCGCCCCTCAGCAGCTTGTTGGCGGAACAGTGAATCTGTTGTTTCATAAAATCCCAGAATTGCAGACAGTGCTTGGAAGTTTGACGGGTGAAAAAACAATTTCCGTTCAATTGGGTGAAAGACATATTCAAATCGGACTGAATCCTGCCAAATCTGAGGATGGCTCAATAGTCGGAACTGTTCTGAACTGGAACGATACCACAGAACAGGAGAAGCACGCTGAGGAACTCTGTGATTATGCCGGTCAGTTGGGTGCGATCAGCCAGGCCCAGGCTGTGATCGAATTCAACATGGATGGGACGATCATCACTGCCAATCAGAATTTCTGCGTTACATTGGGATATACCCTGGATGAAATTAAAGGGAAGCATCATAGCTTGTTTGTCGATGCGGACTTTAGAAACAGCAATGAGTACAAAGAGTTCTGGGAAAACTTGAATGCCGGACAGAATCAGGTTGCTGAATACAAACGCATCGGAAAAGGGGGGAAAGAGGTCTGGATCTCTGCTTCTTACAATCCGATTAAGAACCAATCCGGCAAACTGTTTAAGGTTGTCAAATATGCAACTGATATCACAGCCAAAAAACTGGCTGAAGAAGATATGGTCCGTGTTCAGAATATGATGGAGAACATTCCGACCAATGTTCTGCTGGCGAATCTGGATTTTGAAATGGTTTATATGAACCCAGCGTCGCGGAGTCAGCTCAAAGCAATCGAGCACTTGTTGCCGAAGCCGGTCGATCAATTGATCGGGCAAAGTATTGACATCTTCCATGAAAATCCGGAAATGCAACGCCGCCTGTTGGCGGATCCTTCTAATCTGCCGCATCGGGCTAAAATCAAGGTCGGCGACGAAACGCTGGATCTTGAAGCGACTGCAATCTTCGATAAAGACAATAACTATATTGGTCCGATGGTCTGCTGGTCAGTGATTACCGACCAGGTGAAAATGGCCGATGATTTCGAATCTGAAATTCAGGGCATTGTAAGCGTGGTGACCTCTTCTGCCACCGAGATGCAGGCCAGTTCCAAGAGCTTGTCTGACATGTCAGATGAAACGGCTCGTCAGTCACAGGTTGTGGCTGCTGCCAGTGAAGAAGCCACCCGCAACGTGGAAACGGTTTCCTCTGCTGCAGAAGAGTTGAGTGCCTCCATCAGTGAAATCGCTCGTCACGTGCAAGAGCAGTCACACATGACTTCGCAGGCTGTGGGTGAAGCGGATCGCACCAACGACACGATTAAAGAACTGGGTGATGCCAGCAGTGAAATCGGTCAGGTCGTTAAGGTGATTACATCAATTGCTCAGCAGACGAACTTGTTGGCATTGAACGCAACCATCGAAGCAGCTCGTGCCGGTGAAGCCGGTAAAGGGTTTGCTGTTGTGGCGAACGAAGTCAAAGAACTGGCTCGCCAGACTGCTCGGGCAACGGAAGAAATCAGTGAGAAGATTGGTGCCATTCAAGGTTCCACGAACATTGCTGTATCTGCCATTGGTTCGATTGGTGAGAGTATTCGCAAGATCAATGAGATCTCGACTACGATTGCCAGTGCGGTTGAAGAACAGACTGCGGCAACCAACGAAATTTCACGCAATGTGGCAGAAGCCGCTCGCGGGACGGCTGAGGTTACGAATAATATCTCAGGTGTTTCTCAGGCAGCGACAGACAGTGGAACGGCAGCAAACGATATGTTGGCAGCTGCTCAAGGCCTGACTCAGGAATCTGTCAAACTGGACGAAGCAGCCGCTTCCTTCCTGACACGCATGAGAGCAATCTAA
- a CDS encoding response regulator has protein sequence MKTILLVDDSRAVRLVGRRMMGTLGLDVLEAEDGKQALEVARANPDLDAVLLDWNMPIMDGMEFLTALRADERAKQPIVVMCTTENDMPQIVQAMQAGANEYIMKPFTEDIVRDKLEETGVL, from the coding sequence ATGAAAACGATATTACTTGTTGACGATTCCAGGGCAGTTCGACTTGTTGGACGCCGTATGATGGGAACTCTGGGACTTGATGTCCTTGAGGCAGAAGATGGCAAACAGGCTTTGGAAGTGGCGCGAGCCAATCCGGATCTTGATGCAGTTCTTTTGGACTGGAATATGCCCATCATGGATGGAATGGAATTCTTGACTGCACTACGAGCCGACGAACGGGCAAAACAACCGATCGTGGTGATGTGTACGACGGAAAATGATATGCCTCAAATTGTACAAGCCATGCAAGCGGGTGCGAATGAGTATATTATGAAACCGTTTACAGAAGACATTGTCCGCGACAAGCTGGAAGAAACAGGTGTTTTGTGA
- a CDS encoding protein-glutamate methylesterase/protein-glutamine glutaminase, with amino-acid sequence MSPSVIKVLVVDDSAVIRGLMTQAINMDSDLKVVGSAMHGQTALTWLQHNQADVVVLDVEMPVMDGISCLKQLKQDFPDLPVIMASALTRAGAEITLQALDLGAAGCIPKPVATNPSEAIAQVARDLIPLIKALVGSTNATSQSSFTNHNNSSNAAVLPAKTPMVLVVGSSTGGPNALKTMLSAIPEKFSLPILIAQHMPPLFTKTLAEHIQRETNRPTAEAVDGELIERGHIYIAPGDFHMVIDKQDDRMVIRLNQDDPEHFCRPSVNPLYASAAKWYGSSVLAVMLTGMGDDGIEGAQSISERKGYIIAQDEQSSVVWGMPGAIANAGLASQVLPLRNIAPELARLCSL; translated from the coding sequence GTGAGCCCTTCGGTCATTAAGGTTTTAGTGGTCGATGACTCAGCTGTGATTCGGGGATTAATGACTCAAGCCATCAATATGGACTCTGACTTGAAAGTAGTCGGGTCTGCCATGCATGGTCAGACTGCCCTCACCTGGCTTCAACATAACCAGGCGGATGTGGTCGTTCTTGATGTTGAAATGCCCGTCATGGATGGGATCAGTTGTTTGAAACAACTGAAGCAGGATTTTCCTGATCTGCCTGTCATCATGGCCAGTGCCCTGACTCGAGCCGGCGCAGAGATTACTCTGCAGGCGCTTGATCTTGGTGCTGCAGGTTGTATTCCCAAGCCAGTGGCCACGAATCCTTCTGAGGCGATTGCACAAGTAGCTCGTGATTTGATTCCGCTAATCAAAGCATTAGTGGGTTCAACCAATGCCACTTCTCAATCGAGTTTCACAAATCACAATAACAGTTCAAATGCAGCAGTACTCCCTGCTAAGACTCCGATGGTTTTAGTTGTTGGGTCCAGTACAGGTGGTCCGAATGCATTGAAGACAATGTTGTCTGCAATACCAGAGAAATTTTCGTTACCAATCCTGATCGCACAGCACATGCCCCCTTTGTTTACAAAGACGCTGGCTGAGCATATTCAAAGGGAAACGAATCGTCCGACAGCGGAAGCCGTTGATGGCGAGTTAATTGAGAGAGGCCATATTTATATCGCCCCGGGTGATTTTCATATGGTGATTGATAAACAGGATGATCGAATGGTGATTCGTTTGAATCAAGATGATCCAGAACATTTTTGCCGGCCTTCTGTGAATCCGTTGTATGCATCAGCAGCAAAATGGTATGGCAGCTCGGTATTGGCAGTAATGTTAACAGGGATGGGAGATGATGGGATTGAGGGAGCGCAATCGATCAGTGAGCGTAAAGGTTATATTATCGCACAAGATGAACAGAGTAGTGTTGTCTGGGGAATGCCAGGTGCGATTGCTAATGCAGGATTAGCCAGCCAGGTTTTACCACTCAGGAATATCGCTCCTGAGTTAGCCCGACTTTGTTCTTTATAG
- a CDS encoding CheR family methyltransferase → MSPEDYRYITDFLLETTGLSLGENKEYLLEARLIPLAQTHGMNSIQDLVLSLRSGIDPTLRQDIMEAMTTNESSFFRDRRPFDELKNSILPDIIAERSMTQKLRIWCSACSHGQEPYSIVMTLREHFPELADWNIQIVATDLCTKALNRAEEGIYSQFEVQRGLPVQLLMKYFEQCEQGWKIKSDSGVNIQWKRLNLLEDFKHLGMFDIVFCRNVLIYFKPEMKKNILNRISEQMHSSGVLLLGAAETVLGISDNYSKLSGCQSAIYQLAGRNLAKQEAN, encoded by the coding sequence GTGTCTCCAGAAGATTATAGATATATTACAGATTTTTTATTGGAAACAACAGGACTTTCTCTCGGCGAGAATAAAGAGTATTTACTGGAAGCTCGTCTGATTCCACTCGCTCAAACTCATGGCATGAACAGCATTCAGGATTTGGTGTTGAGCTTACGGTCTGGTATCGACCCTACGCTACGGCAGGATATCATGGAAGCGATGACAACGAATGAATCATCCTTCTTCCGAGATCGGCGTCCATTTGACGAGCTCAAGAATTCGATCTTGCCGGATATCATTGCAGAACGCAGTATGACTCAAAAATTACGAATCTGGTGTTCTGCCTGCTCTCATGGTCAGGAACCTTACAGCATCGTGATGACTCTGCGAGAGCACTTTCCGGAACTGGCTGACTGGAATATTCAAATCGTGGCAACGGACTTATGTACGAAAGCTTTGAACCGGGCTGAAGAGGGGATTTATTCTCAGTTTGAAGTACAGCGTGGTTTGCCGGTTCAGCTCTTGATGAAGTATTTTGAGCAATGTGAACAAGGCTGGAAGATTAAATCTGACTCAGGCGTCAACATTCAGTGGAAACGGTTGAATCTCCTTGAAGATTTCAAGCATCTGGGAATGTTTGACATAGTGTTCTGTCGTAATGTTCTGATTTATTTCAAGCCTGAGATGAAGAAGAATATTCTGAATCGCATTAGTGAGCAAATGCACTCATCTGGAGTGTTGTTACTGGGCGCAGCAGAAACGGTACTGGGCATTTCCGACAATTACTCGAAGCTATCCGGCTGCCAGTCTGCCATTTATCAATTAGCGGGTCGTAATTTGGCGAAGCAGGAAGCGAACTGA
- a CDS encoding putative sugar nucleotidyl transferase: MRLAIFEDRSALQFAPISLLRPVFELLCGQFSARERLFRSLQIEEWGVLIRPALTEVYAEQHADARINDAIWLNEGPTLLVNGRWLPTNAELARLAHLSPDTVGMMGEAVAYLLLEPEESVLLTTDAWDDAIQKIASTRKSVVAEGVELQYPWDLVNQNRTQLLADFAFNQSAVPSTGDARNLTIVGPPDLVRVAASAEIDPFVVLDTRQGPVVIEEDAIIQAFTRIEGPSYIGKGTRLFRANLKAGTTAGPHCRLGGEIEESIIHGYVNKYHEGFLGHSYICPWVNLGAQTSNSDLKNDYSEVKVPLAGTPVETQSVKVGCFIGDHTKTGLNSLFNTGTSVGVMSMVLPTGELLPKHIPSFSRFWLGRIDCQINMSDLFQLAEISMQRRGLSLSAGQRKLLVSLFDDTSEEREQAILWWNRKQDARSTPQATL, encoded by the coding sequence ATGCGACTTGCCATATTTGAGGATCGTTCTGCGCTGCAATTCGCGCCGATTTCACTATTGAGACCGGTGTTTGAATTGTTGTGCGGGCAGTTCTCTGCTCGCGAGCGATTGTTCCGGTCTCTTCAGATAGAGGAATGGGGCGTGCTGATTCGCCCTGCCCTTACCGAAGTCTATGCAGAGCAGCATGCCGATGCTCGGATCAATGATGCTATTTGGCTGAACGAAGGTCCCACCCTGTTGGTCAATGGGCGCTGGCTTCCCACGAATGCCGAGCTCGCGCGACTGGCTCATCTTTCTCCTGATACTGTTGGTATGATGGGGGAAGCGGTTGCTTACTTGCTTTTGGAGCCAGAAGAGTCTGTCCTGTTAACGACCGATGCCTGGGATGATGCGATTCAAAAAATTGCATCGACCAGAAAGTCTGTCGTAGCGGAAGGGGTCGAATTACAGTACCCCTGGGACCTGGTGAATCAGAATCGAACTCAGTTACTGGCCGATTTTGCTTTTAACCAGTCAGCAGTTCCCTCGACGGGCGATGCCAGGAACTTGACCATTGTCGGCCCTCCTGATCTGGTGAGAGTAGCGGCATCTGCGGAGATTGATCCCTTTGTTGTTTTGGATACAAGGCAAGGTCCTGTTGTTATCGAGGAAGATGCCATCATTCAGGCTTTTACTCGTATTGAAGGCCCTTCCTATATTGGGAAAGGGACTCGACTGTTTCGCGCGAATCTTAAAGCGGGAACAACCGCCGGGCCGCACTGCAGGCTGGGCGGCGAAATAGAAGAATCCATCATTCACGGATACGTCAATAAATATCATGAGGGTTTCTTAGGTCATTCTTATATTTGTCCCTGGGTCAATCTGGGCGCGCAAACCAGTAACAGCGACCTTAAAAACGATTATTCCGAAGTCAAAGTTCCTCTTGCGGGCACTCCCGTTGAAACACAGTCTGTGAAAGTGGGTTGCTTTATTGGAGACCATACTAAGACTGGTTTGAACAGTCTATTTAATACGGGAACTTCTGTTGGCGTGATGTCGATGGTGCTGCCAACGGGAGAGTTGCTGCCGAAGCATATTCCCTCGTTTTCGCGGTTTTGGCTGGGACGCATCGATTGCCAAATCAATATGTCCGATCTGTTTCAACTGGCTGAAATTTCCATGCAACGAAGAGGGCTGTCACTCTCTGCGGGGCAGAGAAAGCTTCTGGTCTCTCTATTCGACGATACCAGTGAGGAACGAGAACAGGCAATCTTGTGGTGGAATCGGAAACAGGACGCACGCTCTACCCCACAGGCAACATTATAA
- a CDS encoding ribosomal protein L7/L12: protein MNEPDSQQPEDTGAADAQSELVEQIVNSLKQGNKIQAIKDYRESTGAGLKESKEAIDELIQKYEIPMKSGCASMVLLTLSATFLLMYALGQ from the coding sequence ATGAATGAGCCCGATTCCCAACAGCCAGAAGATACTGGCGCGGCCGACGCTCAATCCGAGCTTGTGGAACAGATCGTGAATTCACTCAAGCAAGGTAATAAGATTCAGGCCATCAAAGATTACCGGGAATCCACGGGGGCTGGCTTAAAAGAATCAAAAGAAGCGATTGATGAATTGATTCAAAAATATGAGATTCCGATGAAATCCGGATGTGCTTCGATGGTTCTGCTCACCCTCTCTGCTACATTTCTGCTGATGTATGCACTAGGCCAATGA
- a CDS encoding DUF1559 domain-containing protein, with the protein MFSSQSRRRGFTLIELLVVIAIIAILIALLLPAVQQAREAARRSTCKNKIKQIALALHNYHETHRVFPPGGINYGWCTADPNQAPGDTTHNKNGFSLLLPYLDQAPLYNKINQDTANSAQNTGYCCGYAGRNAPLAGNPADNADEMVVLLDVFLCPSDDGTTHLGTGAPYGTSVAPGPAKTNYEFSADQTISCNYWSKQGVNSRKMFGENSRCKISDVKDGSSNTLMVCETTRRVANGEPPAWGMRGWVTTGGDVDPGINVWDIPTGWTRPDVGNLNSWGQVGSLHTGGAHFGLGDGAVRFISENTDLTLLRRLGTMSDGSVVELP; encoded by the coding sequence ATGTTTTCAAGCCAATCAAGGCGTCGGGGTTTTACTCTGATTGAGTTGCTGGTCGTGATTGCGATTATCGCGATCCTGATCGCCCTGCTCCTGCCTGCAGTGCAACAAGCCCGCGAAGCAGCACGCCGTTCGACCTGTAAGAACAAAATCAAGCAGATTGCGTTAGCACTACATAACTATCATGAAACGCATCGCGTGTTTCCTCCAGGTGGGATTAACTATGGTTGGTGTACTGCCGACCCGAATCAGGCTCCCGGTGATACCACTCATAATAAAAACGGGTTTTCTTTATTGCTGCCTTATCTGGATCAGGCGCCCCTGTATAATAAAATCAACCAGGATACAGCAAATAGCGCTCAGAATACCGGCTATTGTTGCGGGTATGCAGGGCGCAACGCTCCTCTTGCTGGGAATCCGGCAGATAACGCAGATGAAATGGTGGTCCTGCTTGATGTATTTCTATGTCCTTCTGATGATGGAACCACACATTTAGGAACCGGTGCACCCTACGGAACGTCAGTGGCGCCCGGGCCTGCCAAGACAAATTATGAGTTCAGTGCGGACCAGACCATTAGTTGCAACTATTGGTCTAAGCAAGGGGTCAATTCTCGTAAAATGTTTGGAGAGAACAGTCGGTGCAAAATCAGCGATGTGAAGGACGGCAGCTCCAATACGCTGATGGTTTGTGAAACCACGCGCAGAGTTGCCAATGGTGAGCCACCTGCCTGGGGAATGCGGGGCTGGGTCACAACCGGAGGCGACGTGGATCCGGGAATCAATGTTTGGGATATTCCCACAGGGTGGACACGTCCTGATGTCGGCAACTTGAATAGCTGGGGACAAGTCGGGAGTCTGCATACTGGTGGTGCCCACTTTGGTCTTGGGGATGGTGCTGTGCGGTTCATCTCTGAAAATACCGATCTCACCTTGTTGAGGCGATTGGGAACGATGTCAGATGGTTCGGTCGTCGAACTGCCTTAA